From the Homo sapiens chromosome 1, GRCh38.p14 Primary Assembly genome, one window contains:
- the BARHL2 gene encoding barH-like 2 homeobox protein isoform X1, whose translation MTMEGASGSSFGIDTILSSASSGSPGMMNGDFRPLGEARTADFRSQATPSPCSEIDTVGTAPSSPISVTMEPPEPHLVADATQHHHHLHHSQQPPPPAAAPTQSLQPLPQQQQPLPPQQPPPPPPQQLGSAASAPRTSTSSFLIKDILGDSKPLAACAPYSTSVSSPHHTPKQESNAVHESFRPKLEQEDSKTKLDKREDSQSDIKCHGTKEEGDREITSSRESPPVRAKKPRKARTAFSDHQLNQLERSFERQKYLSVQDRMDLAAALNLTDTQVKTWYQNRRCYFSSETRAAGIPPTSSPNQ comes from the exons ATGACAATGGAAGGGGCCAGCGGGTCGAGTTTTGGAATAGACACGATTTTGTCCAGTGCCAGTTCAGGCAGCCCAGGCATGATGAATGGAGATTTCCGCCCGCTCGGTGAGGCCAGGACCGCGGATTTTAGGAGTCAGGCCACCCCATCTCCCTGTTCGGAGATTGATACCGTAGGGACGGCGCCTTCTTCTCCTATCTCAGTCACCATGGAGCCCCCGGAGCCGCATCTGGTAGCAGACGCGACCCAGCAtcatcaccacctccaccacagccagcagccgccgccgccggccGCGGCCCCGACGCAAAGTTTGCAGCCTTTGCCCCAACAGCAGCAGCCGCTGCCGCCacagcagccgccgccgccgcccccccAGCAGCTGGGCTCGGCCGCCTCGGCCCCCAGGACTTCCAcgtcttcttttttaattaaggACATCTTGGGCGACAGCAAACCTCTGGCGGCATGTGCACCCTACAGCACCAGCGTATCCTCTCCCCACCACACCCCGAAGCAGGAGAGCAACGCAGTGCACGAGAGCTTCAGGCCAAAGCTCGAGCAGGAGGACAGCAAGACCAAACTCGACAAGCGGGAGGATTCCCAGAGCGACATCAAATGCCACG GGACAAAGGAGGAAGGAGACCGGGAGATTACGAGTAGCCGTGAGAGTCCCCCTGTGAGAGCCAAGAAGCCTCGAAAAGCAAGGACAGCTTTTTCCGACCACCAGCTCAATCAACTGGAGCGTAGCTTTGAGCGGCAGAAGTACCTGAGCGTGCAGGATCGCATGGACCTGGCTGCAGCGCTCAACCTCACTGACACCCAAGTCAAGACCTGGTACCAGAACCGCAG GTGCTACTTTTCCTCTGAAACCCGAGCCGCTGGAATTCCCCCCACTTCATCCCCAAATCAATGA